A genomic stretch from Candidatus Methylomirabilota bacterium includes:
- a CDS encoding GatB/YqeY domain-containing protein: MAFFTIPGAWCTLGAMGLEQTLNETLKQAIRDKDTRTADVVRMLKTRLVERRTAKGFSGQIDDALVLDVISAYRKQLQRALAEYEKVGERGAAHAAQLRLELEVCQRFLPRGLDEAALRALVGERLTALGIADPKQVGRLVGDVMRTHKGQVEAADVKRIAEELFAIREAKGKKAV; this comes from the coding sequence GTGGCATTTTTCACCATCCCCGGGGCCTGGTGTACCCTGGGGGCGATGGGGCTCGAGCAGACGCTCAACGAGACGTTGAAGCAGGCCATCAGAGACAAGGACACCCGCACCGCCGACGTGGTGCGCATGCTCAAGACCAGGCTGGTGGAGCGGCGGACCGCCAAGGGGTTCTCGGGACAGATCGACGACGCGCTCGTCCTCGACGTGATCAGCGCCTACCGCAAGCAGCTCCAGCGGGCGCTCGCGGAGTACGAGAAGGTCGGCGAGCGCGGCGCCGCCCACGCCGCCCAGCTCCGTCTCGAGCTCGAGGTCTGCCAGCGCTTCCTGCCCCGAGGCCTGGACGAGGCGGCGCTGCGGGCCCTGGTCGGGGAGCGTCTGACCGCCCTCGGCATCGCCGACCCCAAACAGGTGGGGCGCCTGGTGGGCGACGTCATGAGGACGCACAAGGGACAGGTGGAGGCCGCCGACGTGAAGCGGATCGCCGAGGAGCTCTTCGCCATACGGGAAGCGAAGGGAAAGAAGGCCGTATGA